Proteins encoded in a region of the Bicyclus anynana chromosome 9, ilBicAnyn1.1, whole genome shotgun sequence genome:
- the LOC112058508 gene encoding gem-associated protein 8-like, translating to MSTWAQHFAEASTWQLKHQLAFWKARAISLQYENTMLHEVIRNNHLAVPTTSEVNREAESDSQGSDSESEEHEHETERNNIDYTENDSDNVEDENNEFEVSEEFIQFLTANAKYKEDARRERERLKAKSEAESKPVPKMQESVEDKISRSKELYGDKYKRIMALEMYLMSNFQNEADRNKATYWPNIPFNFNVS from the coding sequence ATGTCTACTTGGGCCCAGCATTTTGCGGAGGCTTCAACTTGGCAACTGAAACACCAGCTCGCGTTTTGGAAAGCGCGCGCTATTTCATTGCAGTACGAAAATACTATGCTGCATGAAGTTATACGTAACAATCACCTTGCAGTGCCCACGACTAGTGAGGTAAACCGTGAAGCAGAAAGTGATTCTCAAGGATCGGACAGTGAATCTGAAGAACATGAACACGAAACGGAGAGAAATAACATAGATTATACAGAAAACGATTCGGATAACGTTGAAGATGAAAATAATGAGTTTGAGGTTAGTGAAGAGTTTATACAGTTTTTAACTGCCAATGCAAAGTACAAAGAAGACGCTAGACGCGAAAGGGAACGTCTCAAGGCCAAATCAGAGGCAGAATCTAAACCAGTACCAAAAATGCAGGAAAGTGTTGAAGACAAAATATCACGGTCAAAGGAGTTATATGGTGACAAATATAAAAGAATTATGGCACTGGAAATGTATTTAATGTCGAACTTCCAGAACGAAGCGGATAGAAACAAAGCAACATACTGGCCGAACataccttttaattttaatgttagcTGA
- the LOC112058514 gene encoding zinc finger protein 26, producing the protein MSYKDRCRTCLGHEKEMRHVHTTISIAGESVRLSDILLNFYNYTVPEDNTQPDKICINCVHQLTITYSFNILVHSSAKKLSELNIIDSTSDDLDVDYESDDNKPIKQIIKYKTAKPCDIKLQNDFISIFCVECKSEFHSIKQLKEHCTNSHEIKCTIGRDCDYCNEKFDDFRSLVLHRKLHIKPFLCENCWEGFYSVYELTIHSCQPSKNKVKNTTERELKQCDQCGKSYPPGYIKIHMRTHSSDRPYRCKFCPKAFKVPGSLHSHILWNHKRTRNHKCEVCNATFISSSSRSSHIRKNHLKEKKYGCESCSKRFFSKSELQRHCLTHTGVKNFHCHLCDKSYQTRYGLNTHLKSHTQISMKSEHEHLNNYVNI; encoded by the exons ATGAGTTACAAAGATCGATGTCGGACGTGTTTGGGCCATGAGAAGGAAATGCGCCATGTTCACACGACAATATCTATAGCCGGAGAAAGTGTTCGACTATCTGATATTCTACTTAACTTTTATAACTATACG gtaCCAGAAGACAACACTCAACCTGACAAGATCTGCATCAACTGTGTCCACCAGCTCACCATTACATATTCTTTTAATATTCTCGTACACTCCAGTGCCAAAAAACTGTCAGAATTGAACATAATTGACTCCACAAGTGACGATTTAGATGTTGATTATGAGTCTGATGATAATAAACCTAtaaagcaaataataaaatacaaaactgcTAAGCCATGTGATATAAAACTACAAAAtgattttatatcaatattCTGTGTAGAATGCAAGTCAGAGTTCCATTCTATTAAGCAGCTAAAAGAACACTGTACCAATAGTCATGAAATCAAATGTACAATAGGCAGAGACTGTGATTATTGTAATGAGAAATTTGATGACTTTCGGTCTCTAGTGTTACATAGAAAGTTACACATAAAACCTTTTCTGTGCGAAAATTGTTGGGAAGGATTCTACAGTGTCTACGAACTGACCATACATTCCTGCCAACCTAGTAAAAATAAGGTTAAAAATACAACTGAAAGGGAGTTGAAACAGTGTGACCAATGTGGGAAATCTTACCCACCTGGTTATATCAAAATTCACATGAGAACACATAGCAGCGACCGACCATATAGATGCAAATTCTGTCCCAAAGCATTCAAAGTGCCCGGCAGTCTACATTCACATATCTTATGGAATCATAAAAGGACACGGAACCATAAATGTGAAGTCTGTAATGCTACATTTATATCATCAAGTTCTAGAAGCTCACATATAAGGAAGAAccatttaaaagaaaagaagTATGGTTGCGAGAGTTGTAGCAAGAGGTTTTTTTCGAAATCTGAATTGCAAAGGCATTGCTTAACGCATACAGGCGTCAAAAACTTTCACTGTCACTTATGTGATAAGTCATATCAAACTAGGTATGGATTGAATACACATTTGAAGTCACATACACAAATTTCAATGAAAAGTGAACAtgaacatttaaataattatgtgaaCATATAA